Proteins from a single region of Pseudarthrobacter sp. NIBRBAC000502772:
- a CDS encoding WhiB family transcriptional regulator encodes MGQAERIHEDAVVAGMATAKYRARGVPSDWYVDPADPDAADRYNRNTKDPLQDQATAFLAAHEALLDGAHDQDDDDLDPPMELRTPAQGTSSQPVWIGLPFRQDFDDEGELGWQTDALCAQTDPEAFFPEKGGSTRDAKKVCGACNVRSQCLEYALANDERFGIWGGLSERERRRLRKRAI; translated from the coding sequence GTGGGGCAAGCAGAGCGTATCCATGAAGATGCCGTCGTCGCCGGAATGGCAACGGCAAAATACCGCGCACGGGGGGTGCCGAGCGACTGGTACGTCGATCCCGCGGATCCCGACGCCGCGGACCGTTACAACCGCAATACCAAAGACCCCCTCCAGGACCAGGCCACAGCCTTCCTGGCGGCGCACGAAGCACTCCTTGACGGCGCACACGACCAGGACGATGACGACCTGGATCCGCCCATGGAACTGCGCACCCCGGCCCAGGGAACAAGTTCCCAGCCGGTGTGGATCGGACTGCCGTTCAGGCAGGACTTCGACGACGAAGGTGAACTCGGCTGGCAGACTGATGCATTGTGCGCGCAAACGGATCCGGAAGCCTTCTTCCCGGAGAAGGGCGGATCCACGCGCGACGCCAAGAAGGTCTGCGGTGCCTGCAATGTGCGGTCGCAGTGCCTGGAATACGCGCTGGCAAACGACGAACGGTTTGGCATTTGGGGTGGCCTTTCCGAGCGTGAGCGCCGGCGGCTAAGGAAGCGAGCAATCTAA